The Oncorhynchus gorbuscha isolate QuinsamMale2020 ecotype Even-year linkage group LG04, OgorEven_v1.0, whole genome shotgun sequence genome includes the window acccttgataaagatgagcaaaaaagactgcACCCCCATTTTCAGTACTCCAGCCCCCTCCCCTGTTTTCAGTACTCCAGCCCTCTCCCCTGTTCAGTACTCCAGCCCCCTCCCCTGTTTTCAGTACTCCAGCCCCCTCCCCTGTCTTCAGTACTCCAGCCCCTCCCCTGTTTTCAGTACTCCAGCCCCTTCCCTGTTTTCAGTACTCCAGCCCCTCCCCTGTTTTTAGTACTTCATCACCCTCCCGTTTTCAGTACTCCAGCACCCTCAGCTGTTTTCAGTAGTCTAGCCCATCCCCTGTTTTCAGTAGTCCAGCCCCCTCCCCTGTTTTCAGTAGTCTAGCCCACTCCCCTGTTTTCAGTACTCCAGCCCCTCCCGTTTTCAGTACTCCAGCCCCTCCCCTGTCTTCAGTAGTCCAGGCCCCTCCCCTGTTTTCAGTACTCCAGCCCCTCCCCTGTTTTTAGTACTTTTCAGCCCCCCCTCCCCTGTTTTCAGTAGTCCAGCACCCACCCCCCTGTTTTCAGTAGTCCAGCACCCTCCCGTTTCCCTCagtactccagcaccctcccGTTTTCAGTACTCCAGCAGCCCCCTCCCCTGTTTTCAGTACTCCAGCCCCTCCCCTGTTTTCAGTACTCCAGCCCCTCCCCTGTTTTTAGTACTTCAGCACCCTCCCTGTTTTCAGTACTCCAGCACCCTCCTGTTTTCAGTAGTCCAGCCCCTCCCCTGTCTTCCTCCATGTTTTCAGTACTCCAGCCCCTCCCCTGTCTTCAGTACTCCAGCCCCTCCCCTGTCTTCAGTACTCCAGCCCCTCCCCTGTTTTCAGTTTCAGTAGTCCCCTAGCCCATCCCCTGTTTTCAGTAGTCCAGCCCCCTCCCCTGTTTTCAGTAGTCCCGTGTTTTCAGTAGCCCCCTGTTTTCAGTACAGCCCCTCCCCTGTTTTCAGTACTCCAGCCCCTCCCGTTTTTAGTACTTCATCACCCTCCCCTGTTTTCAGTACTCCAGCCCCTCCCCTGTCTTCAGTAGTCCAGCCCCTCCCCTGTTTTCAGGCCCCTCCCCTGTTTTCAGTACTCCAGCCCCTCCCAGTACTGTTTTTAGTACTTCAGCCCCCTCCCCTGTTTTCAGTAGTCCAGCACCCACCCCTGTTTTCAGTAGTCCAGCACCCTCCCCTGTTTTCAGTAGTCCAGCACCCTCCCGTTTTCagtactccagcaccctcccGTTTTCagtactccagcaccctcccGTTTTCagtactccagcaccctcccctgTTTTCAGTACTCCAGCCCCTCCCCTGTTTTCAGTACTCCAGCCCCTCCCCTGTCTTCAGTAGTCCAGCCCCCTCCCGTTTTCAGTACTCCAGCCCCTCCCATTTTTAGTACTTCAGCCCCCCCTCCTGTTTTCAGTACTCCAGCCCCTCCCCTGTCTACAGTACTCCAGCCCCTCCCCTGTCTTCAGTACTCCAGCCCCCTCCCCTGTCTTCAGTACTCCAGCCCCTCCCCTGTTTTTAGTACTTCAGCACCCTCCCGTTTTCAGTactcttagaccattcctccatacagaatctttccagatccttgatatccttagTCTGTGCTTATGGACGGCCCTTTTCAATttaaccacaggttttcaatggggttcaattCCAGAGACGGAGAAGGTCATtgtaaaatgttgattttgtgatCAATTAACCTATGGATTTTGACATGTGCTTggagttattgtcttgctggtCAACTttatgatgccgttgaccttaccaagggccccaggaccagtggaagcaaaatagccccataacatcaaagatccaccaccatactttacagtagGTATGAAGTACTTTGTCTACATACAGTATGCTTCTGTTTTTCgacaccaaacccaccactggtgtgtgtggccaaagagctccatcttcatgtcatctgaccatagcaccacCTGGACTTTGACaaacggcattggcacttggattggaaccggttCTACAGTCAGATAACATGAAAATAGAGGTATTCTATGtcaaaacctggttgcctctgccaggaggctgacacttggcttcaagtggatcttccagcaagacaataaccccaagcactaatcaaaatccacaaaaatctacattttgcaatggccatttcagtctctggacttgaaccccattgaaaatctgtggtttgaattgaagaaggCAGTCCATAAGAGAAGACGAAGGATAAAAGATCCGTCCCAACGTGTTCtacaatctcataaaacatttgagaAGAAGGCTCAGGGTCGTTATCCTCACAAGGGGAGGGTGGTGGAGTActgaaaacaggggtgccaataattctGACCCTATCTTTTAGAGATGTTTTAAACAACTTCTTAGAAAAATATTTCTCTCTGAGCagttgtattagtataaaataatacattTCCCAACTTTTCTGCATACAAtacagctcagtatttgtattatttattttatgcaGTCTTTTTTTGTTCAACTttgtcaagggtgccaataattatgaataaaaaaatatatcttaAATAAAAGCTAGACATTCAGGAAGAATCGAACATTCTAATTTATGAGTATTTTTGGTATGGCTGGATTACCAACCGAGCACATAGGGGACATGCCCAGGGGCCCCGATTTGTGTACCCATTGATTTTTTTCTATAACGTTTGAGCATAAGAACACAGGGTGCGGGGGGGCTGAACTTTCAAAGCTAGCATTTTCAATCGCTTGTTCTAGGCCCACCATGTGGCCAATTGGCATGGTATTGCATGAGAGGGTGTGGCCCTTGGGCCTTTACCATGTTGCTAAGTTTCACAATTAGGCAAAATgcgtagaattgcagaaaacttGCTTTCACCTTGCAACATttcctgtaaaacaacacatttttctCTATGCCCCCGACACACCCACCACGTAAGTGGATTACATATTGAGTAGGAAGAGGCAGAAACAGGATCCATGGAGACACTGGGGATGAGACTGGTAGTGGCAGCACATAGAAAAACAGAGTTTAGAAGTCCCTGTTCTATTTGAATGACAATAGCAGTAATGCATGATCATTCAGTAAATAAAACATCTCTGAAACACGGACCTTTGTGGGCAGCAGGTGGTGCGGTGTGGGTGGTGCGGTCCACAGATGCCAGTCCCCCAAGCTCATGCAGGACTTCCTGGTTCAGACAGAGGTCTACGTGTCGGTTAAAAAGGGTGAGGTCATTGGTGTCCTGGGTCTCCTGACACACTGGACAGGTGAGGGCGGGGCCTCTGTGGTCACGTGATTCGGGCTTGGGCGTAGTCATTGGCCGAGGGCCACTGGGGGACAACAGACAAACCCGAACATGAGGGTCACTTTGAGATGAAACCTTCAGGGTGTTAGCTCTATGTATAGATACATCTCCATTTGGACAAGTGTTAAGGCAGACAGGGTTCAGGCCCACAGTGCTTAGTGAAATATTAGCTGTACTCGTCTCATATAGAAGTAAACCTGTAGTGGACTCCGTATGATCACCTGCACTTGAGTCTAATCGAAGGCCCACTGAGTCCAACAGACACCTACTGAGCAGCTCACTACCTTTCTCCTTcggcccctcctccctcttccctccagttatctctttctccacctcctcctcacagacacaggggcctctctctagctctgtgtctgtgtggttgttTTGCCCCATAGTAACCCCACTGAGACACTGGTCAATGTGTCTGTTGAAGACTGTCAGCTCTGTGGTGTTCACCTCCCTGAAGCATACAGGGCAGGTCAGACTGTCTGTCCCTGACTCTGGCTCTGTTGAACAGCATGATGAAGTAGATGCATGGGTTGAAGGTTCATGTGTCATTTTGTCCGAAGCTGTCAATGCACTCATAGAGATGTCTGTCTCTGCTGATATATTTGTATTCTtcggagtgtgtgtctgtgtcccttCGGGGGTGGTGGTCGATGAGGTTGGGCCCCGTCTGGTCTCGAAGCCATTACAATCTCCCTTCTCTGGTGGGTCCTCTCTCTCAGCTTGCAGTCGCAGCCTCTGGGCGTGATCTCTCTGCAAGGAGGACTGCTGGTTCTCCCCAGTCCCgcccacctccacccctccccgGCTGGGTACCCAGGCGTGACCCTCTTGCCCCTGTCTCTGCTGTACCATGGAAGGGCAGGCAGAGGGCTGAGTCTGGCCTGGAGGCCTAGGTGGATGCTCTTTCACAGGCTTGTGGGAGGAGATCTGGGAGGTGCTACTAGAGTCAGTCTGTTTTTTATGGAGAAATCCCACAATGCTCTTCTGCAGGGGTTTCTTGTCGTCAGCACTGGCAAAACTGGAAACCCGAACGCCTGCAGACACGCAAGCGTTGATTTAAAACTGCAGTCAATTGTTTTAATCAAGCTACAAGTTCAAATATATGAATTATTAACAGAATCAGTAGAAAGTACTTCATATATTATTGTTATGTACGACATATATGAAAGCTGATGTTAATGTATTTTCTTGCCAATGGGACACCACATTTAAACAGACGGGAGAGGGTGAAGTAAGATTACCCATAAGCCTCAGTCTCAGTGGCTGGGGGCTGACGTTGTCGATCTCAGTCTTCAGCAAGTCCTTAGCGACAGCAAAGAGCTCTTCCGTCGTAGCAACAGCACACGGCAACGTCCACGCTCTGGTTTTCACCTCAAAGTTGACATTTTTCAGCTTCAACGTCACCGTCTTGCCCTGGAAGAACACAGAGCAAATTAAAGGGTGAAGCACAGATTAAATCTGGTTGGACCTGGGGGAGGAGTCAAAAGGACAGAACAGACATAGATTTGACTGACAGATGACACTAAGTGAAGAAGGGTCAAAGGCATTTTCCTAGGAGAGTGATGGTCATTCCCAAGCAGCCTATTCCCCAGGCAGGCTGAGGCTCACACTGGTCCCTGGTATTCTCCATAATGGCTCTCCATTTCTTCCAGGTATCAAAAGCATATTAGGGCTCAGTCGGCGGGTGACGGCTGTGCCAAGCCAGCTCTCTCTATCGATTGGGATGGGAACAGACGCTCTGGTAATTGTGTGAGATGCTGGTTAGAGACAGATTGAGTCTGGGAGCCAACATTAGCGCTGAAATGTTTTAAGACCCCAAAATACCCTCTCTACAGAAATATCCTTTCTGTTCAAGAACCcttttctgctctctcttccccagaGGAAAGAGTCACCTGAGGCCATCTCAATGCACAGAGCAAGAGGCAGGCAGTCAGGCAATGGCTGTTCACAATGGTGCTGAATACTAACACACCGGCCATAACAAACAGTTCCATGTGTTATGTACTGTCGAACGGCTCTGCTATTGCATTTCACACAATAGCCACAAAAAGCCAAATACTGGAGTTCGATTTCAAACATATACAAATACTAAAGTTTGATTTTACTATGAATCCAATAGATCAGACAGTGAATTTGAGTTTAAGAATATACTGTTTAAGaatataaatgtactgtacaACTGCAATATATTCTAGTAATGACCTATACTATTACTAATAGTGTACTGTAATCAACTGAGCTGTGCTGTAGAGTACCTTGAGCGCCTCCTTCTGCAGGTCCTGAGCCAGGTCTTGGCACAGCTCCTTGCACAGCGAGAACTGCTCCTCTAATGCACCCATCTCTCCAAAAGTCCTgacagagaatgagggagaaaCATGTTGGATATGGGCAGCGCTCGAGTATGTACCATTATTTATCTATGTGTTTCACATATATGTTGCCAGAAAAGAAAAACAAACACCTCTCTGTACTCATGCTTTTTCTCTCTCCGTCCCTGTAAGGAAATACAAAAACAGACAGACTCAGTCAGATGACTTGAACTCATTTTACAGATGAGTTCTCTGTTTAGTTACCCCTCTCACCACTGCCCACCCCTCTCTGCTTGCCCGCCAGCACCTCTCGATGTGTGTGGAGCCCAGGCCCATGGAGATGTGGAGGAAGTTATGCCAAGACGTCTCAGAGAACAGCAGGGCCAGCAGCGCCATCTCCTGGCCAAGATGGGAACAGCTGGTGATACCTAGAGCTCCCAGCATCTTCTCTGTCACCTTCCCAATGCCTGAGATCTGGCACACCGAAAGACCATCATCTGTATTTGTAAGTCATCAGCCAGCAACATGTTCCATAAACAATCACCTAGAGTATGCATCCCTTAAAATAGGCTGTCTAGGTTTAAGGGTAGGTGTACTACAGCCTACCTTCCGGACTGGCAGGTCCTGTATGAAGTCTATGACAGCCTGTTGGTTAGAGGGGAGTCTGTACTGACCGTTGGGTTTGTTCTTATCACTACACACCTTGGCCAGCATCATGTTTGGGGcaatgcctacacacacacatacatacatgcttAATGTAACTATACACAGAATATGATGATAAAGTTAGCCTGGGATAGTAACATATCAAATATTCCCCGAGGTATTTTAACACAACTAACAATGTAACTCTGAGATGTccaaaaaggcaccctattctctatgggccctggtcaaaaatagtgaatagagaatagggtgccatttgggactcatccaATGTGTCCTCCAAGGAACATGAACACACAGCATCTCTCTCACCTGCGCTGGCAGTTAGTGAGGTCTTCTGCTCGATGCGGAAGCGCATCTCTCTTACCGCCTCCTCGGCACAGGTCCCAAACActtccacctctcccccagcAGCATCCTGCAGACAGGGGGAGGAGCTGGGGCTGTTCTCAAACAGGACAGGAGACAAACCCTCtacctctactgtctcctgtagGCCACCATGGTcctcaactagagagagagagagagagagagagagagagagagagagagagagagagagagagagagagagagagagagagagagagagagagagagagagagagagagagagaaggtgtgagATAGTGAGAGATGATTCACAGAAGAGGATCCACGTCTCTTATCGTCTGCTCCCCTTGTCCCTCTTTACGCTTGACAGGTGGCAAAAGTGAACTAGATAAGAGAAAGCGCCAGAATACACAGACATAGTTCTAATCCCTTCTAATTCACTTTCTCTGTCAGGCAGGAAATAGAGGAAGAATGACATGAGGCTTTTGCTATTAAGCTCTTAGTAAACCTCTCTCCTTTTGTTACATCTTCCATATAACACGTAGCTGCCTTTATACTACATCTAAACTACTTACAGTCTACTCTCAAAGTTGTCTTACAAATGACAACTTTATCACAGTCCGTAAACCACAACTGCAATATTGTTTAAAAAAAGCTATCCAACAGTGTAACAAACGACCGTAACTCTCAGTTATGACATAGTCATCCCCTGTGTTTAGACATCTGACCTAGCACTGACATGGATCTAGCTACCTCTAGCTGTCCCAGTGTTGTTGGTGTGGAGACGGTGGGTACGGAGGGCCTCTGGCCAGCCTCTCCTCTGCTCAAGGTGGTCACTGATGTCCAGGTATGCTTCGTCGAGACTCATGGGCAGGAAGTGAGGGTCATAGTCTGCAAAGACCTCCCGAACCTAGCAGAGATTTAGGATGATTAGGGACTCATATGTCTCTTTGGGG containing:
- the LOC124034230 gene encoding DNA polymerase kappa-like isoform X2 yields the protein MATGGTSSSSGEGFLSRMALNDNKAGMEGLNRDKINKIIMESSKGSRFYENELKKEQQVNQRIERMMLQKAHITEQQLSKAQAQVEKMTSDLERGRDLSRVIVHVDMDAFYAAVETRDCPDLMDKPMAVGSMSMLSTSNYHARKFGVRAAMPGFIAKKLCPNLVIVPTNFDKYRAVSAEVREVFADYDPHFLPMSLDEAYLDISDHLEQRRGWPEALRTHRLHTNNTGTARVEDHGGLQETVEVEGLSPVLFENSPSSSPCLQDAAGGEVEVFGTCAEEAVREMRFRIEQKTSLTASAGIAPNMMLAKVCSDKNKPNGQYRLPSNQQAVIDFIQDLPVRKISGIGKVTEKMLGALGITSCSHLGQEMALLALLFSETSWHNFLHISMGLGSTHIERDGERKSMSTERTFGEMGALEEQFSLCKELCQDLAQDLQKEALKGKTVTLKLKNVNFEVKTRAWTLPCAVATTEELFAVAKDLLKTEIDNVSPQPLRLRLMGVRVSSFASADDKKPLQKSIVGFLHKKQTDSSSTSQISSHKPVKEHPPRPPGQTQPSACPSMVQQRQGQEGHAWVPSRGGVEVGGTGENQQSSLQRDHAQRLRLQAEREDPPEKGDCNGFETRRGPTSSTTTPEGTQTHTPKNTNISAETDISMSALTASDKMTHEPSTHASTSSCCSTEPESGTDSLTCPVCFREVNTTELTVFNRHIDQCLSGVTMGQNNHTDTELERGPCVCEEEVEKEITGGKREEGPKEKGSELLSRCLLDSVGLRLDSSAGDHTESTTGLLLYETSTANISLSTVGLNPVCLNTCPNGDVSIHRANTLKVSSQSDPHVRVCLLSPSGPRPMTTPKPESRDHRGPALTCPVCQETQDTNDLTLFNRHVDLCLNQEVLHELGGLASVDRTTHTAPPAAHKEREQPLLRAPQKGKSKRRGLSPPPPSKKAKALGPAWNTIDKFFR
- the LOC124034230 gene encoding DNA polymerase kappa-like isoform X1 codes for the protein MATGGTSSSSGEGFLSRMALNDNKAGMEGLNRDKINKIIMESSKGSRFYENELKKEQQVNQRIERMMLQKAHITEQQLSKAQAQVEKMTSDLERGRDLSRVIVHVDMDAFYAAVETRDCPDLMDKPMAVGSMSMLSTSNYHARKFGVRAAMPGFIAKKLCPNLVIVPTNFDKYRAVSAEVREVFADYDPHFLPMSLDEAYLDISDHLEQRRGWPEALRTHRLHTNNTGTARVEDHGGLQETVEVEGLSPVLFENSPSSSPCLQDAAGGEVEVFGTCAEEAVREMRFRIEQKTSLTASAGIAPNMMLAKVCSDKNKPNGQYRLPSNQQAVIDFIQDLPVRKISGIGKVTEKMLGALGITSCSHLGQEMALLALLFSETSWHNFLHISMGLGSTHIERCWRASREGDGERKSMSTERTFGEMGALEEQFSLCKELCQDLAQDLQKEALKGKTVTLKLKNVNFEVKTRAWTLPCAVATTEELFAVAKDLLKTEIDNVSPQPLRLRLMGVRVSSFASADDKKPLQKSIVGFLHKKQTDSSSTSQISSHKPVKEHPPRPPGQTQPSACPSMVQQRQGQEGHAWVPSRGGVEVGGTGENQQSSLQRDHAQRLRLQAEREDPPEKGDCNGFETRRGPTSSTTTPEGTQTHTPKNTNISAETDISMSALTASDKMTHEPSTHASTSSCCSTEPESGTDSLTCPVCFREVNTTELTVFNRHIDQCLSGVTMGQNNHTDTELERGPCVCEEEVEKEITGGKREEGPKEKGSELLSRCLLDSVGLRLDSSAGDHTESTTGLLLYETSTANISLSTVGLNPVCLNTCPNGDVSIHRANTLKVSSQSDPHVRVCLLSPSGPRPMTTPKPESRDHRGPALTCPVCQETQDTNDLTLFNRHVDLCLNQEVLHELGGLASVDRTTHTAPPAAHKEREQPLLRAPQKGKSKRRGLSPPPPSKKAKALGPAWNTIDKFFR
- the LOC124034230 gene encoding DNA polymerase kappa-like isoform X3; this encodes MPGFIAKKLCPNLVIVPTNFDKYRAVSAEVREVFADYDPHFLPMSLDEAYLDISDHLEQRRGWPEALRTHRLHTNNTGTARVEDHGGLQETVEVEGLSPVLFENSPSSSPCLQDAAGGEVEVFGTCAEEAVREMRFRIEQKTSLTASAGIAPNMMLAKVCSDKNKPNGQYRLPSNQQAVIDFIQDLPVRKISGIGKVTEKMLGALGITSCSHLGQEMALLALLFSETSWHNFLHISMGLGSTHIERCWRASREGDGERKSMSTERTFGEMGALEEQFSLCKELCQDLAQDLQKEALKGKTVTLKLKNVNFEVKTRAWTLPCAVATTEELFAVAKDLLKTEIDNVSPQPLRLRLMGVRVSSFASADDKKPLQKSIVGFLHKKQTDSSSTSQISSHKPVKEHPPRPPGQTQPSACPSMVQQRQGQEGHAWVPSRGGVEVGGTGENQQSSLQRDHAQRLRLQAEREDPPEKGDCNGFETRRGPTSSTTTPEGTQTHTPKNTNISAETDISMSALTASDKMTHEPSTHASTSSCCSTEPESGTDSLTCPVCFREVNTTELTVFNRHIDQCLSGVTMGQNNHTDTELERGPCVCEEEVEKEITGGKREEGPKEKGSELLSRCLLDSVGLRLDSSAGDHTESTTGLLLYETSTANISLSTVGLNPVCLNTCPNGDVSIHRANTLKVSSQSDPHVRVCLLSPSGPRPMTTPKPESRDHRGPALTCPVCQETQDTNDLTLFNRHVDLCLNQEVLHELGGLASVDRTTHTAPPAAHKEREQPLLRAPQKGKSKRRGLSPPPPSKKAKALGPAWNTIDKFFR